One Tomitella gaofuii DNA segment encodes these proteins:
- a CDS encoding HRDC domain-containing protein — protein MPQSPQDSDAPADEDAAPPATPLRAPREGVPPLLTSAAEVAAFAARLAEGTGPVAVDTERASGYRYSGRAYVVQLRRTGAGSALIDPTGAGPLDALARALNPLEWVLHSADQDLPCLAEIGLRPAALFDTELAGRLLNQGKVNLAAMVEREFGLLLAKQHGAADWSRRPLPADWLNYAALDVELLVELRDALAERLRAQGKAEWARQEFEHIRTAPPPAPRPDRWRKTSGIHKVRGRRRLAAVRAMWTARDTLAESLDRAPGRVLPDSAIVEAARADPATVGELRALTVFGGPRQRKRSALWLGALAEARALPDSALPPQRPAGGVPPAGRWPAARPEAADRLAATREAVAAVAEAHDLPAENVLEPKVLRELCWDGSENPSGDGTGAGPAARIDALLHAAGARDWQRALTAEALAAAFRQHAGH, from the coding sequence ATGCCGCAATCACCACAGGACAGTGACGCCCCGGCGGACGAGGACGCCGCGCCGCCCGCCACTCCGCTCCGGGCCCCGCGCGAGGGCGTCCCGCCGCTGCTGACCTCGGCCGCCGAGGTGGCGGCGTTCGCAGCGCGCCTCGCCGAGGGCACGGGCCCCGTCGCCGTCGACACCGAGCGTGCCTCCGGCTACCGCTACTCGGGCCGCGCCTACGTGGTGCAGCTGCGCAGGACGGGGGCGGGCAGCGCGCTCATCGACCCCACCGGGGCCGGACCGCTCGATGCCCTCGCGCGCGCCCTGAACCCGCTGGAATGGGTGCTGCACTCCGCCGACCAGGACCTGCCGTGCCTCGCCGAGATCGGCCTGCGCCCCGCGGCGCTGTTCGACACCGAACTGGCCGGGCGCCTGCTCAACCAGGGGAAGGTCAACCTGGCCGCGATGGTGGAACGCGAGTTCGGCCTGCTACTGGCCAAGCAGCACGGCGCCGCGGACTGGTCCCGCCGGCCCCTGCCCGCCGATTGGCTGAACTACGCCGCCCTGGACGTCGAGCTGCTCGTCGAGCTGCGCGACGCACTGGCCGAGCGGCTGCGTGCACAGGGCAAGGCGGAGTGGGCCCGCCAGGAGTTCGAGCACATCCGCACCGCGCCGCCGCCCGCGCCGCGGCCGGACCGGTGGCGCAAGACCTCCGGGATCCACAAGGTCCGCGGGCGGCGACGCCTGGCCGCCGTCCGGGCGATGTGGACCGCACGGGACACGCTCGCCGAGTCCCTCGATCGCGCCCCGGGCAGGGTGCTGCCCGATTCCGCCATCGTCGAGGCCGCGCGCGCCGACCCGGCCACCGTCGGCGAACTGCGTGCGCTCACGGTGTTCGGCGGCCCGCGTCAACGCAAGCGGTCCGCGCTGTGGCTGGGCGCCCTCGCGGAGGCGCGGGCACTGCCCGACTCCGCCCTGCCGCCGCAGCGTCCTGCCGGGGGCGTCCCCCCGGCAGGACGTTGGCCCGCCGCCCGCCCGGAGGCCGCCGACAGGCTCGCCGCCACACGCGAGGCCGTCGCCGCCGTCGCCGAGGCGCACGACCTGCCGGCCGAGAACGTCCTCGAACCGAAAGTGTTGCGGGAGCTGTGCTGGGACGGGAGCGAAAACCCCTCCGGCGACGGCACCGGCGCGGGGCCCGCGGCGCGCATCGACGCCCTGCTGCACGCCGCCGGCGCGCGCGACTGGCAGCGCGCCCTCACCGCGGAGGCACTGGCGGCCGCGTTCCGGCAGCACGCCGGACACTGA
- the dxs gene encoding 1-deoxy-D-xylulose-5-phosphate synthase, with product MSMLDRVQEPADLRGLSGGELESLADEIRQFLVQQVSATGGHLGPNLGVVETTLALHRVFDSPHDPIIFDTGHQAYVHKIITGRRDGFATLRKKGGLSGYPSRAESEHDWVESSHASASLSYADGMAKAFAVSGQADRTVVAVVGDGALTGGMCWEALNNIAEGVDRSLVVVVNDNGRSYSPTIGGLATHLSGLRLQPGYERVLENGRRLVRGVPVVGEAAYKVLHGVKTGVKDAVSPQVLFTDLGLKYLGPVDGHDMEAMESALRMAKEFGGPVIVHAVTRKGMGYAPAENDEADQMHSVRVIDPATGLAKSASDPDWTSAFSAHLIERAAAREDLVAITAAMGGPTGLSAFGRAYPDRFFDVGIAEQHAVASAAGLALAGMHPVVAIYSTFLNRAFDQLLMDVALLEQPVTLVLDRAGVTGSDGASHNGVWDMSLLGIVPGIRVAAPRDAARLREELDEALAVDNGPTVVRFPKGALPAELPALERIGGVDVLARTGETAGGPAAGGADVLLVGVGPFAAIGVDAAQRMRMQGISATVVDPRWVIPTPEALVALARTHAMVVTLEDGGVHGGIGSGVSAAMRAAGVDVPSRSIGVPQRFLDHASRGEVLADLGLTPEAVAREVTEWVAHLGLGGSPAAALPTDTGRGHIAAG from the coding sequence ATGAGCATGCTCGACCGCGTGCAGGAGCCCGCAGATCTGCGCGGGCTGAGCGGCGGCGAGCTGGAGTCGCTGGCCGACGAGATCCGGCAGTTCCTCGTGCAGCAGGTGTCGGCCACCGGCGGGCACCTCGGCCCCAACCTGGGCGTCGTGGAGACGACGCTGGCGTTGCACCGGGTCTTCGACTCGCCGCATGACCCGATCATCTTCGACACCGGCCACCAGGCGTACGTGCACAAGATCATCACGGGCCGCCGCGACGGTTTCGCCACCCTGCGCAAGAAGGGCGGGCTGTCCGGCTACCCGTCGCGGGCGGAGAGCGAGCACGACTGGGTCGAGTCCAGCCACGCCTCCGCCTCGCTGTCGTACGCGGACGGTATGGCCAAGGCGTTCGCCGTCTCCGGACAGGCCGACCGCACCGTGGTCGCGGTGGTCGGCGACGGCGCGCTCACCGGCGGCATGTGCTGGGAGGCGCTCAACAACATCGCCGAAGGCGTCGACCGTTCGCTGGTGGTGGTGGTCAACGACAACGGCCGTTCCTATTCGCCGACCATAGGCGGCCTTGCCACCCACCTGTCCGGCCTGCGGCTGCAGCCCGGATACGAGAGGGTGCTGGAGAACGGCCGGCGCCTGGTGCGCGGGGTCCCCGTGGTGGGGGAGGCCGCCTACAAGGTGCTGCACGGCGTCAAGACGGGCGTGAAGGACGCGGTGAGTCCGCAGGTGCTGTTCACCGACCTGGGCCTGAAATACCTGGGCCCGGTGGACGGCCACGACATGGAGGCGATGGAGTCCGCGCTGCGGATGGCCAAGGAGTTCGGCGGACCGGTGATCGTGCACGCGGTCACCCGCAAGGGCATGGGCTATGCGCCCGCGGAGAACGACGAGGCCGACCAGATGCATTCGGTGCGGGTGATCGATCCCGCGACGGGGCTGGCCAAGTCGGCCTCGGACCCGGACTGGACGTCGGCCTTCTCCGCCCACCTTATCGAGCGGGCCGCGGCCCGCGAGGACCTCGTGGCCATCACGGCCGCGATGGGCGGGCCCACCGGGCTGTCGGCGTTCGGCCGCGCCTACCCGGACCGGTTCTTCGACGTCGGGATCGCCGAGCAGCACGCCGTGGCGTCGGCGGCGGGGCTGGCGCTCGCCGGCATGCACCCGGTGGTGGCCATCTATTCGACCTTCCTCAACAGGGCGTTCGACCAGCTGCTGATGGACGTCGCGCTTCTGGAACAGCCGGTCACGCTCGTGCTCGACCGCGCCGGGGTCACGGGGTCGGACGGCGCCTCGCACAACGGGGTCTGGGACATGTCGTTGCTGGGGATCGTGCCCGGCATCCGGGTGGCGGCGCCGCGGGACGCCGCACGGCTGCGTGAGGAGCTCGACGAGGCGCTGGCGGTGGACAACGGTCCGACGGTGGTCCGCTTCCCCAAGGGCGCGCTGCCCGCCGAGCTGCCGGCGCTGGAACGGATCGGCGGCGTGGACGTGCTCGCACGCACCGGGGAGACCGCGGGCGGGCCGGCGGCGGGGGGCGCGGATGTGCTCCTCGTCGGCGTCGGGCCGTTCGCCGCCATCGGCGTCGACGCGGCCCAGCGGATGCGGATGCAGGGCATCTCGGCGACGGTGGTGGACCCGCGGTGGGTCATTCCCACGCCGGAGGCCCTGGTGGCGCTCGCCCGGACGCATGCGATGGTGGTCACGCTCGAGGACGGCGGGGTGCACGGCGGCATCGGCAGCGGCGTGTCCGCGGCGATGCGTGCTGCCGGAGTGGACGTGCCCAGCCGGTCGATCGGGGTGCCGCAGAGGTTCCTCGACCACGCCTCCCGCGGCGAGGTGCTGGCGGACCTGGGGCTGACGCCGGAGGCGGTGGCGCGCGAGGTCACAGAGTGGGTCGCGCACCTGGGCCTGGGCGGGTCGCCCGCCGCGGCGCTGCCCACGGACACCGGCCGCGGGCACATCGCGGCCGGCTGA
- a CDS encoding class I SAM-dependent RNA methyltransferase, translating to MDWTGRILELRIDAVGHGGVFVARSEGRVVLVRRALPGERVRARVTEDKGGSFCRAEATDVLEAAPDRVADACPAALAGAGCCDFSHIAPDAQRRLKQEVLAEQLARIAHLPRQVPVTPLPVAAPGMHPVAAPGMHPVAAPGMHPGAGGTGAGDPGAAAGWRSRIRLSVDDAGRAGYRRYRGSEVVADLRCPQQIPGALEGLQDTVWRAGAELAVAVDDDGRRHVVEIAPPPLTRAAHRRAGRRGASARRAARSQRRAEHIVEGGGSAVQRVDGREWRLAPTGFWQVHTAAAQAYSDLVGAWSGLRGGDTAWDLYGGAGVFAAAMAAHVGDAGRVEVVESSAQSVRDGRDALADLDAVRFHHTRVGHALEEFAGAGRAPDAVVLDPPRAGAGREVIGALSATAVARVVHVGCDPASFARDLGLYGEAGFRVEELAAFDGFPMTHHFESFALLVR from the coding sequence ATGGACTGGACCGGGAGAATCCTCGAGCTGCGCATCGACGCCGTGGGGCACGGGGGCGTGTTCGTGGCCCGCTCGGAGGGCCGCGTGGTGCTCGTGCGGCGCGCGCTGCCCGGGGAGCGGGTCCGCGCGCGCGTGACCGAGGACAAAGGCGGCTCATTCTGCCGGGCCGAGGCGACCGACGTCCTGGAGGCCGCCCCGGACCGGGTGGCGGACGCCTGCCCGGCCGCGCTCGCCGGCGCGGGGTGCTGCGACTTCTCGCACATCGCCCCCGACGCCCAGCGGCGGCTCAAGCAGGAGGTCCTCGCCGAGCAGCTCGCCCGCATCGCGCACCTGCCGCGGCAGGTCCCGGTGACGCCCCTGCCGGTCGCCGCGCCCGGGATGCACCCGGTCGCCGCGCCCGGGATGCACCCGGTCGCCGCGCCCGGGATGCACCCGGGCGCCGGTGGCACGGGTGCCGGGGATCCGGGGGCGGCCGCAGGGTGGCGGTCGCGCATCCGGCTGTCGGTGGACGACGCCGGCCGCGCCGGATACCGCCGCTACCGGGGCTCCGAGGTGGTGGCGGACCTGCGCTGCCCGCAGCAGATCCCCGGCGCGCTCGAGGGGCTGCAGGACACCGTCTGGCGGGCCGGCGCCGAACTGGCCGTGGCGGTGGACGACGACGGCCGCCGGCATGTGGTCGAAATCGCCCCGCCTCCGCTCACCCGGGCCGCGCACCGCCGGGCGGGGCGCAGAGGGGCGAGCGCGCGGCGGGCGGCCCGGTCGCAGCGCCGCGCCGAGCACATCGTCGAGGGCGGCGGGAGCGCGGTGCAACGCGTGGACGGACGCGAGTGGCGGCTGGCGCCCACGGGGTTCTGGCAGGTGCACACCGCGGCGGCGCAGGCGTACTCGGACCTGGTCGGCGCATGGTCGGGCCTGCGCGGCGGCGACACCGCGTGGGACCTGTACGGGGGCGCCGGGGTGTTCGCGGCGGCGATGGCCGCCCACGTCGGCGACGCGGGCCGCGTCGAGGTGGTCGAGTCGTCCGCGCAGTCCGTGCGCGACGGCCGGGACGCGCTGGCCGATCTGGATGCCGTGCGGTTCCACCACACGCGGGTGGGGCACGCGCTCGAGGAGTTCGCGGGCGCCGGCCGCGCGCCGGATGCGGTGGTGCTCGATCCCCCGCGTGCGGGGGCGGGCCGCGAGGTGATCGGGGCGCTGTCCGCGACGGCCGTCGCCAGGGTCGTCCACGTCGGGTGCGACCCCGCGTCGTTCGCCCGCGACCTGGGGCTCTACGGCGAGGCGGGTTTCCGGGTCGAGGAGCTGGCCGCGTTCGACGGCTTCCCGATGACCCACCACTTCGAGAGCTTCGCGCTCCTGGTGCGCTGA
- a CDS encoding APC family permease produces the protein MSKISTAAKRLILGRPYRSDTLGATLLPKRIALPVFASDAVSSVAYAPEEIFLVLSMAGISAYAYTSWIGIAVAVVMVVVVASYRQNVHAYPSGGGDFEVATKNLGPSAGLTVASALLVDYVLTVAVSIAAAVSNIGAAVPVIGDHKVIFAVLAIVLLTAGNLRGVREAGKAFAVPTYIFIVSVLIMLVWGLVDTFILGADVQAESADFGMRSDNSHLYGIALVFLIARAFSSGCAALTGVEAISNGVPAFRRPKSKNAATTLLMLGGIAITMLIGMIVLAQKTGVKIAENPEEQLVGAPDGYQQKTMMAQLAQAVFSGFPVGFYVVAIATALVLMLAANTAFNGFPVLASVLSQHNYLPRQLHTRGDRLAFSNGILFLAAAAIGFVVAFGGQVTALIQLYIVGVFISFTLSQAGMVLHWNRLLADAQSRRERARMRRSRLVNCIGLVLTGTVLVIVLVTKFAAGAWIALVLMILLFLMMRGIQRHYAAVAEELSGSDWDAVLPSRTRSVVLVSKLHKPTLRALAYARVTRPDTLEAVTVNVDDADTRELVRQWENSDIRVPLKVIESPYREITRPVLDYVKRLRRDAPRDVVMVFIPEYVVGRWWEQVLHNQSALRLKSRLLFQRGVIVASVPWQLESSARVRSRLRGTAAPGAVRRGFTDGPAADDAPRQAGGASRRGRD, from the coding sequence GTGTCCAAGATTTCCACAGCCGCCAAACGGCTGATCCTGGGGCGGCCGTACCGCAGCGACACGCTGGGGGCCACGCTGCTGCCCAAGCGTATTGCGCTGCCGGTGTTCGCCTCGGACGCGGTCTCCTCGGTCGCCTATGCGCCGGAGGAGATCTTCCTGGTCCTGTCCATGGCCGGGATCTCCGCCTACGCGTACACCTCGTGGATCGGCATCGCGGTGGCCGTCGTGATGGTCGTGGTGGTCGCGAGCTACCGGCAGAACGTGCACGCCTACCCGTCCGGCGGCGGGGACTTCGAGGTGGCCACCAAGAACCTCGGGCCCTCCGCGGGGCTGACGGTGGCGAGTGCGCTGCTGGTGGACTACGTGCTCACGGTGGCTGTGTCGATCGCGGCGGCCGTGTCGAACATCGGCGCGGCGGTCCCCGTGATAGGCGACCACAAGGTGATCTTCGCGGTGCTGGCGATCGTGCTGCTCACGGCGGGAAACCTGCGCGGCGTGCGGGAGGCGGGCAAGGCCTTCGCCGTCCCCACGTACATCTTCATCGTCTCGGTCCTGATCATGCTGGTGTGGGGACTGGTGGACACGTTCATCCTCGGCGCCGACGTGCAGGCGGAGTCCGCGGACTTCGGCATGCGTTCCGACAACAGCCACCTCTACGGGATCGCGCTGGTGTTCCTCATCGCGCGGGCGTTCTCCTCCGGCTGCGCCGCGCTCACCGGCGTGGAGGCGATCAGCAACGGCGTCCCCGCGTTCCGCAGGCCCAAATCGAAGAACGCTGCGACGACGCTGCTCATGCTCGGCGGGATCGCGATCACCATGCTCATCGGGATGATCGTGCTGGCGCAGAAGACCGGCGTGAAGATCGCGGAGAACCCGGAGGAGCAGCTCGTCGGCGCGCCCGACGGCTACCAGCAGAAGACGATGATGGCGCAGCTGGCACAGGCGGTGTTCTCCGGATTCCCCGTCGGCTTCTACGTGGTGGCCATCGCGACCGCCCTGGTCCTCATGCTCGCGGCCAACACGGCGTTCAACGGCTTCCCCGTGCTGGCCTCGGTGCTCTCGCAGCACAATTACCTGCCGCGTCAGTTGCACACCCGCGGCGACAGGCTCGCGTTCTCCAACGGCATCCTCTTCCTGGCGGCCGCGGCCATCGGCTTCGTCGTCGCGTTCGGCGGCCAGGTCACCGCGTTGATCCAGCTGTACATCGTCGGCGTGTTCATCTCGTTCACGCTGAGCCAGGCGGGGATGGTGCTGCACTGGAATCGTCTGCTGGCGGACGCACAGTCGCGGCGGGAGCGGGCGCGGATGCGCCGGTCGCGCCTGGTGAACTGCATCGGGTTGGTCCTCACCGGCACCGTGCTGGTCATCGTCCTGGTCACCAAGTTCGCGGCCGGCGCGTGGATCGCGCTGGTCCTGATGATCCTGCTGTTCCTCATGATGCGGGGCATCCAGCGGCATTACGCGGCGGTGGCCGAAGAGCTGTCCGGTTCGGATTGGGACGCGGTGCTGCCCAGCCGCACCCGCTCGGTGGTGCTGGTGTCCAAGCTGCACAAGCCGACCCTCCGCGCGCTGGCCTACGCGCGCGTCACCCGGCCGGACACCCTGGAGGCCGTCACCGTCAACGTGGACGACGCGGACACCCGCGAGCTCGTCCGGCAGTGGGAGAACAGCGATATCCGGGTGCCGCTGAAGGTGATCGAATCCCCGTACCGCGAGATCACCCGGCCGGTCCTCGACTACGTCAAACGGCTGCGCCGGGACGCGCCGCGCGACGTCGTCATGGTGTTCATCCCGGAGTACGTGGTGGGACGCTGGTGGGAGCAGGTGCTGCACAATCAGAGCGCGCTGCGGCTCAAGAGCCGGCTGCTGTTCCAGCGTGGCGTGATCGTGGCCAGCGTGCCCTGGCAACTCGAGTCGTCCGCCCGGGTGCGGTCGCGTCTGCGCGGCACCGCGGCGCCCGGGGCGGTGCGGCGCGGCTTCACCGACGGACCGGCGGCGGACGATGCGCCCCGGCAGGCCGGCGGCGCGTCGCGGCGCGGAAGGGACTGA
- a CDS encoding potassium channel family protein yields the protein MHVVVMGCGRVGASLAASLYRVGHDVAIIDRDPQAFDRLATDFPSERIVGMGFDRSVLIRAGIEKADAFAAVSSGDNSNIIGARVAREMFGVDRVVARIYDAKRARVFERLGIPTIATVPWTTDRFLQAITQDSPSDSWRDPSGNVAVVAVSPHEDWMGRRTSALEDALGARVAFLIRYGEGVLPDARTVLQADDQVYIAAVAGRVAEAVALAEAPPPAEL from the coding sequence GTGCACGTCGTCGTCATGGGCTGCGGCCGCGTCGGAGCCTCGCTGGCGGCCTCGCTGTACCGGGTCGGCCACGACGTCGCCATCATCGACCGCGATCCGCAGGCCTTCGACCGGCTCGCCACCGACTTCCCCTCGGAGCGGATCGTGGGGATGGGCTTCGACCGTTCCGTGCTCATCCGCGCCGGCATCGAGAAGGCCGACGCCTTCGCGGCCGTCAGCTCCGGTGACAATTCCAACATCATCGGCGCCCGCGTGGCACGCGAGATGTTCGGCGTCGACCGTGTCGTCGCGCGCATCTACGACGCCAAACGCGCGCGCGTCTTCGAGCGCCTCGGGATCCCGACCATCGCCACCGTCCCGTGGACCACCGACCGCTTCCTGCAGGCGATCACGCAGGATTCGCCGTCCGACAGCTGGCGCGACCCGTCCGGCAACGTCGCCGTGGTGGCCGTCAGCCCGCATGAGGACTGGATGGGCCGCAGGACCTCCGCGCTCGAGGACGCGCTCGGCGCCCGGGTCGCCTTCCTCATCCGCTACGGCGAGGGGGTGCTGCCCGACGCCCGCACAGTCCTGCAGGCCGACGACCAGGTGTACATCGCCGCCGTGGCGGGGCGCGTCGCCGAGGCCGTGGCGCTGGCCGAGGCACCGCCGCCCGCCGAGCTGTGA
- a CDS encoding potassium channel family protein, with product MRIAIAGAGAVGRAIAGELLISGHSVMLIERKASAVTPEAIPGARWVHADACELGRLEEAELQNIDVMIAATGDDKANLVTSLLAKIEFAVQRVVARVNDPRNEWLFDESWGVDVAVSTPQMLASLVEEAVTVGDLVRLMTLRQGSANLVEVTLPDDTPLAGKPVRRIPLPRDAALVTILRGGRVIVPEPDDPLEGSDELLFVTTDGVEDALRQALGLGSPEGYGSPAR from the coding sequence ATGAGAATTGCCATTGCCGGAGCGGGCGCGGTGGGCCGCGCCATCGCGGGCGAGCTCCTGATCAGCGGCCACAGCGTGATGCTCATCGAGCGCAAGGCGTCCGCTGTCACCCCCGAGGCCATCCCGGGTGCGCGTTGGGTGCACGCCGACGCCTGCGAGCTCGGCCGCCTCGAGGAGGCCGAGCTGCAGAACATCGACGTCATGATCGCCGCCACCGGCGACGACAAGGCCAACCTGGTCACCAGCCTGCTCGCCAAGATCGAGTTCGCCGTGCAGCGGGTCGTCGCCCGCGTCAACGACCCCCGCAACGAGTGGCTCTTCGACGAATCGTGGGGCGTCGACGTGGCGGTCTCGACGCCCCAGATGCTCGCCTCGCTCGTCGAGGAGGCGGTGACGGTGGGCGACCTGGTGCGGCTGATGACCCTGCGCCAGGGCAGCGCCAACCTCGTCGAGGTGACCCTGCCGGACGACACGCCCCTCGCCGGCAAGCCGGTGCGCAGGATCCCCCTGCCCCGGGACGCCGCGCTGGTGACGATCCTGCGTGGCGGCCGCGTCATCGTGCCGGAGCCGGACGACCCGCTCGAAGGCAGTGACGAACTGCTCTTCGTCACCACCGACGGCGTCGAGGACGCACTGCGTCAGGCCCTGGGACTTGGCTCGCCGGAGGGGTACGGTTCGCCGGCACGGTAG
- a CDS encoding OB-fold nucleic acid binding domain-containing protein, with the protein MATAAKGYFRRLSQRLTEDIDDLDTKEMVAATEAAGVRPCTDFVRGEEITMVGRLRTVSAGTRGCAAGMEAELWDGHDTVTLVWLGRRRIPGIEPGRTVSVRGRLGDRDGAKVLYNPLYELQGEP; encoded by the coding sequence ATGGCCACCGCGGCTAAGGGCTATTTCCGTCGGCTGTCACAGCGGCTGACGGAGGACATCGACGACCTCGACACCAAGGAGATGGTCGCGGCCACCGAGGCCGCGGGGGTCCGCCCGTGCACGGACTTCGTCCGCGGCGAGGAGATCACGATGGTCGGCCGGCTGCGCACGGTCTCCGCGGGTACGCGCGGGTGCGCGGCGGGCATGGAGGCCGAGCTGTGGGATGGCCACGACACCGTGACGCTCGTGTGGCTCGGCCGCCGCCGCATTCCCGGGATCGAACCCGGCCGCACCGTGTCGGTGCGCGGGCGGCTCGGCGATCGCGACGGCGCGAAGGTGCTCTACAACCCCCTGTACGAGCTGCAGGGAGAGCCGTGA
- a CDS encoding alpha/beta fold hydrolase: MPVTYDAPIAVLLPGTGSDDDFARRALAPAATALGAGRIIAVTPRPALIDGYHRALDEAARAAGDGGRILIGGVSIGAMAAVQWALRSPGRVAGIIGAMPSWCGRPDGNVGAASAAITAQRVAADGVEPTIAQMRATSPRWLGDELARSWRALGADLAGAMRAASAYVAPTPAQIAGLDAPLGVVGVIDDPLHPVEVARAWARAAHRGAVSTITLDELGADPSVLSTAGAEALRRAARTR, encoded by the coding sequence GTGCCTGTGACCTACGACGCCCCGATCGCCGTCCTCCTGCCTGGTACGGGCTCCGACGACGACTTCGCCCGCCGCGCTCTCGCCCCCGCCGCCACGGCCCTCGGCGCCGGCCGCATCATCGCCGTCACGCCGCGCCCCGCGCTGATCGACGGTTACCACCGCGCACTCGACGAGGCGGCCCGTGCCGCCGGAGACGGCGGGCGCATCCTGATCGGCGGCGTGTCCATCGGCGCGATGGCGGCGGTGCAGTGGGCGCTGCGCTCGCCGGGGCGTGTGGCCGGGATCATCGGCGCGATGCCCTCCTGGTGCGGGCGGCCGGACGGCAACGTCGGTGCGGCGAGCGCCGCCATCACCGCGCAGCGCGTGGCCGCCGACGGGGTGGAGCCGACGATCGCGCAGATGCGGGCCACCTCGCCCCGCTGGTTGGGCGACGAACTCGCCCGCTCGTGGCGCGCCCTCGGGGCGGACCTCGCCGGTGCGATGCGCGCGGCGTCCGCCTACGTGGCACCGACGCCAGCGCAGATCGCGGGCCTCGATGCGCCGCTCGGCGTAGTGGGGGTCATCGACGATCCGCTGCACCCCGTCGAGGTGGCCCGCGCATGGGCCCGCGCCGCGCACCGCGGCGCGGTGTCGACCATCACGCTCGACGAGCTGGGCGCCGACCCGTCCGTGCTGTCGACGGCCGGGGCGGAGGCGCTGCGCCGCGCCGCGCGCACGCGGTAA
- a CDS encoding DUF3710 domain-containing protein, whose translation MTVFGRKKRNEAQATEDGQPGQIPAKQQEAGTAPDAPPAQDAPEARAAADAADQGASEDGAPGATQDEPAEAQDRSDGPFDETEVEGLDELAAETRVLDLGSVLIPVPEGGQVQVEMAPNGSVNGVFVTVGGGRVTMAAFAAPKSPGQWRSVITELAESVRGDGATASVRTGPWGRELHAASANGDVRFIGVDGPRWMLRGVAIGPTGSVGDDAELTGVAREMISGAVVRRGTEPMPVRSPLTVTLPQELAQQLAQAQQQRAAQTQAEQQRAAMEQLQQRQQQMSDALREASHGGQGGAEAGGDGAAPQAPRQNPNGSAMQQFRRGNGA comes from the coding sequence GTGACGGTGTTCGGGCGCAAGAAGCGGAACGAGGCCCAGGCGACGGAAGACGGGCAGCCCGGGCAGATCCCCGCGAAGCAGCAGGAGGCCGGCACGGCGCCGGACGCCCCGCCGGCCCAGGACGCGCCGGAAGCCCGGGCCGCCGCGGACGCCGCGGACCAGGGGGCTTCCGAGGACGGCGCCCCCGGTGCGACGCAGGACGAACCGGCCGAGGCCCAGGACCGCAGCGACGGCCCGTTCGATGAGACCGAGGTGGAGGGCCTCGACGAGCTGGCGGCGGAGACCCGGGTGCTGGACTTGGGCTCGGTGCTCATCCCGGTGCCCGAGGGCGGCCAGGTGCAGGTGGAGATGGCGCCCAACGGCAGCGTCAACGGCGTGTTCGTCACGGTGGGCGGCGGCCGGGTGACGATGGCGGCGTTCGCGGCGCCGAAGTCGCCGGGCCAGTGGCGGTCGGTGATCACCGAGCTGGCGGAATCGGTGCGGGGCGACGGCGCGACGGCCTCGGTGCGCACGGGCCCGTGGGGGCGCGAGCTGCACGCGGCCTCGGCGAACGGCGACGTGCGCTTCATCGGCGTCGACGGGCCGCGGTGGATGCTGCGCGGTGTCGCCATCGGCCCCACCGGCTCCGTCGGCGACGACGCGGAGCTGACCGGGGTGGCGCGCGAGATGATCAGCGGCGCCGTCGTGCGCCGCGGCACCGAGCCCATGCCGGTGCGCTCGCCGCTGACGGTGACGCTGCCCCAGGAGCTGGCGCAGCAGCTCGCCCAGGCCCAGCAGCAGCGCGCGGCGCAGACCCAGGCGGAGCAGCAGCGCGCGGCCATGGAGCAGCTGCAGCAGCGTCAGCAGCAGATGAGTGACGCGCTGCGCGAGGCGTCCCACGGCGGGCAGGGGGGTGCGGAGGCCGGCGGCGACGGTGCCGCGCCGCAGGCGCCCCGGCAGAACCCCAACGGCTCGGCGATGCAGCAGTTCCGGCGCGGCAACGGCGCCTGA
- the dut gene encoding dUTP diphosphatase: protein MRLRRLDAGLPMPRRAHPGDAGVDLCSATDVRIAPGERALVGTGIAVALPVGTVGLVHPRSGLAARTGLSIVNTPGTIDAGYRGEIKVCLINHDRRTAIDITRGDRIAQLVVQRVELVDFVEVDELDATSRGDGGYGSSGGHSALGDGRSGSGDGPGESTEQGV, encoded by the coding sequence GTGCGGCTGCGGCGCCTGGACGCCGGGCTGCCGATGCCGCGCCGCGCGCACCCGGGCGACGCCGGGGTGGACCTGTGCTCCGCGACGGACGTCCGCATCGCGCCGGGGGAGCGGGCGCTGGTGGGGACCGGCATCGCGGTGGCGCTGCCCGTGGGGACGGTGGGACTGGTGCACCCGCGCTCCGGGTTGGCCGCGCGCACCGGGTTGTCGATCGTCAACACCCCGGGCACCATCGATGCGGGTTACCGTGGTGAGATCAAGGTCTGCCTGATCAATCACGACAGGCGGACGGCCATAGACATCACGCGCGGAGACCGGATCGCGCAACTCGTCGTGCAGCGGGTGGAGTTGGTCGACTTCGTGGAGGTCGACGAGCTGGACGCGACATCGCGGGGCGATGGCGGTTACGGATCGAGCGGAGGGCACTCGGCGCTCGGGGACGGACGTTCCGGCAGCGGCGACGGCCCAGGCGAGTCGACGGAACAGGGAGTGTGA